The Reichenbachiella carrageenanivorans region GTTCTTTAATGTTGGCCAAAGCCACAGCAGAAAAGGCTTCATTGATTTCGTAGAAGTCTACTTCAGATTTGTCCACGCCAGCATTTTTTAGCGCTTTGGGGATTGCCAGAGAAGGTGCTGTCGTAAACCAAAGTGGCTCTTGTGCAGCATCTGCAAATCCTCTGATTTTAGCCAGTGGTTTCAATCCGAGTTCTTCCATTTTGGCTTTGCTCACCAGTACGAGGGCAGAAGCACCATCGTTGATGGTAGAAGCATTGGCTGCGGTTACGGTACCGTCTTTGTTGAATACTGGTCGTAGCGATGGGATCTTGTCAAACTTCACATTTTTATACTCTTCGTCTTCTGTCAATAGAATAGGGTCTCCTTTTCTTTGCGGGATTTCTACGGGTATGATTTCGTTTTTGAATAGGCCCTTAGCTACTGAATTGGCAATTTTTTTGTAGGAATTGATGGCAAACTCATCTTGAGCCTCTCGTGAGATATTCATTTCCTTGGCCGTATTGTCGGCGCAACTTCCCATCGGAAACTGATGATAAGGTTCCCAGAGGCCGTCGTGCATCAGGCCGTCGAGTAGCTGGCCATGTCCATATCCATAGCCGTACCGGGCTTTTGGTACATAAAATGGAATGTTAGACATGCTTTCCATACCTCCTGCTACGATCACGTCGGCATGGCCGAGCATAATGCTTTGCGCACCGAGCATCACAGATTTCATGCCCGAAGCACATACTTTGTTTACTGTTGTGCAGGGTACGTTGTAGCTGATGCCTGCGCCTATAGCTGCTTGGCGAGCAGGTGCCTGACCTAGTCCTGCCGATACTACGTTGCCCATAAATACTTCATCTACTAGCTCGGTTTTTACACCTGCTTTTTCTAAGGCACCAGTGATGGCTATCGAGCCAAGTTTGGTGGCCGTGAGGCTAGAGAGGCTTCCGCCAAAACTTCCGATCGGCGTTCTTACTGCCGAGACTATATATACTTCTTGCATGTTCGTATTGGGTTAATATGATATACTGTAAAAATATAAAGGTCGACTGATTCTTAGGACATTAAGCCTTATTTTTTGGCTAGATAAGAATATGCTTCGTTTGAGTGCGTGCAACTTAAAATTTTCTTCTCGTGATAAGGAGTCAGCTGGGTGCTTTAATGAGTGAAGTCAATGAGCTTCAATAGAATGTTTTTTTGAATAGCAAATAGCTTCAAGTTTGCTCTGGCTAAAGCCAGGGTGAATTGACCGAGAAAAACAGAGCTTTCGTCGATAGAAGTGTCGGATAGTCAAAAGATCATTTATCTTGCCTTCAGGTTAGGTTGGTTAGCCTGTAAACGATGAGTACGCTTGCGGAAAGTTGTTTGCAGGCTTCTTTTTTTTCTAGTTTGAAGCCTTCTGTTCCTCATACTTATAACTCAATAACGAAAGCAAATCCCCAAAACGATCAACCATGGTCTGTTCTTCTGGTTCGATGATGCGTTCGGCTATTTTGAGGAGGAGAAAACCGTAGATGCCGTTGATGCAAATTTGAATCTCGTCGCGGATCGCTCCTTTGGCGTGGCTCATGTTATTTTCGATAAAGGGCAGTGCTTTTTGGTATATCGCGAAGTAGTCATCATCATCTATTTTGAGCTGGTCGTGCAGCCGGCTTAAGGTTTGTACGAGCTCATTCACTTCTTTTAAATGACCTTTTTCAGTAATCCCCTGATCCTTCATTTTTTGCATAAACTCCTCATAGTGATTTACTTCGGCCAATTTTTCTTTGTCTGAGATAGGGAAGAAATTGATCACTTGAGTACCAAATTTTTCCAAGTCAAAATGATACGCTCGCATCAGGTCTTCTTTGCGGTAGATGGAGATAATGTACTCAGAGATGTTATTTGTTTGCTCAGTCATGACTGCCTTTTGATTTCACTATAAATTTTAATTCAAAAACACATTTTGATCTTTGAACCAGAATGCAAATCTGAACTAAACTTTATCTATTTTTGCATTCGTTTTTGAAAAAAATGGAGAACATAAGAAATTTCTGCATCATTGCACACATTGATCACGGCAAGAGCACCTTGGCGGATCGTTTATTACAGCAAACCGGTACTGTGACTGGTCGAGATATGCAAGCGCAATTGCTCGACGACATGGATCTAGAACGCGAAAGGGGGATTACCATCAAGAGTCACGCCATTCAAATGGCCTATAATTTTGAGGCTAAAGACTATACGCTCAATTTGATAGATACCCCAGGTCACGTAGATTTCTCGTACGAGGTGTCTAGGTCCATTGCCGCCTGCGAAGGTGCCTTGCTCATTGTAGATGCCTCGCAGGGTATCGAAGCCCAAACCATTTCCAACCTTTATTTGGCGCTAGAGCATGACCTAGAGATCATTCCGGTTTTAAACAAAATTGACCTTCCAGGCGCCATGCCTGATGAAGTGGCAGATCAAATTATAGATTTGATAGGATGCGATCGCGAAGACATTATTCACGCCAGTGGAAAGACAGGAGTAGGGGTAGATGACATCCTTGCTGCAATTGTACACAGGGTGCCAGCTCCAAAAGGAAAGGCAGACGAACCATTACAGGCGATGATTTTCGACTCGGTTTTCAATTCTTTTAGAGGTATTGAGGTTATCTTTCGTGTGTTTAATGGCACGATCAAGAAAGGAGATAAAGTGAAGTTTGTGGCTACTGGAAAAACCTATGATGCTGATGAAATCGGTATTTTGGGTTTGCAGCAAAAACCACAAAAAGAAATATCAGCTGGTAATGTGGGCTACCTCATATCAGGAATCAAAGTAGCCAAAGAAGTAAAAGTAGGGGATACGATCACACATGTAGATCGTCCGACCCAGGAACTGATCAAGGGATTTGAAGACGTGAAACCAATGGTATTTGCGGGTATTTATCCTGTGGAAACTACCGACTACGAAGAACTTCGTGCCTCGATGGAAAAGCTACAGCTCAATGATGCTTCGTTGATATGGGAGCCAGAGACGTCTATGGCATTAGGTTTTGGATTCCGATGCGGATTCTTGGGAATGCTGCACATGGAGATCATTCAGGAGCGACTGGAGCGTGAATTTGATATGACTGTGATTACCACAGTTCCTTCGGTGCAATTCAAAGCGCTAATGACAGACGGTTCGGAAGCCTTCATCAATGCTCCTTCTGAAATGCCCGACCCAAGTAGAATCAAAGAGATACAAGAGCCCTACATCAAAGCTCAAATCATTAGTAAGGCGGATTATGTGGGGCCGATTATATCTCTATGTATGGATAAAAGGGGCACCATACAAAATCAAGTGTATCTCACTTCTGAACGTGTTGAATTAACCTTTGATATTCCGTTGTCTGAAATTGTATTTGACTTTTTTGACAAGTTGAAAACTATCTCGAGAGGTTATGCTTCTTTGGATTATGAGTTGACGGGTTTGCGCACTTCGAAATTGGTGAAACTGGATATCATGCTCAATGGAGAGCCTGTGGATGCATTGTCAGCTATTGTGCACAGAGATAAGGCCTATGAATGGGGAAAGCGACTTTGTGAAAAACTGAAGGAATTGATACCGAGGCAGATGTTCGAAATTCCTATCCAGGCTTCGATAGGGACTAAGATTATTTCTAGAGAGACGGTAAAAGCCATGCGTAAAAATGTATTGGCCAAGTGTTATGGTGGTGATATTTCGCGTAAGCGTAAATTGCTAGACAAGCAGAAGAAAGGTAAAAAGAGAATGCGTCAGGTAGGTAATGTGGAGATTCCTCAAGATGCATTTATGGCAGTGTTGAAACTGGATTAGCCCAGTTTCGCTCAGTCTACAAAAAAAACATATACCCAAAGACAGTAGGGTGCTTGTGTTTTGGAATGTGTAATTTGATATTTACTTCCAATATTGACCCAAATCAATAGGAAAACCAAATAAGTAATGGCTACAATTATAGACGGTCGAAAAATATCTTCGGATATCAAAGTTGAAATTAAGGCGGAAGTCGACGCACTTAAAAACAAAGGTAAAAGAGCGCCTCATTTGGCAATTATTATTGTGGGCGATGATGGAGCTAGCCATACCTATGTGGGGGGCAAAATCAAGGCTTGTGCTGCTGTAGGGTTTGAATATACGCTGATGCAGTTTGCCGAGAGTATCTCTGAGGAGAAGTTGCTTAAGCATGTGCACAACATGAATACTGATGAAGATATTGATGGTTTTATCGTTCAGTTGCCCTTGCCTGCACACATTTCTGTGGATAGAGTAACGGAGAGTATCTCGTCTGAAAAGGACGTGGATGGTTTTGCCAATGAAAATTTTGGAAGTATCACCTCTAATTATCCACTGCTCATGCCAGCCACTCCACTTGGCGTAATGGAGCTATTGAAGCGATACGAAATAGAGACCGAAGGTAAAAACTGTGTGATCGTGGGAGCTAGCCGATTGGTAGGTGCGCCATTGGCTTTGATGCTTTCGAAAGAAGGCAATGCGACAGTGACACTTTGCAACAAGCACACGGAGAATCTGGCTAGCCACACCAAGCAAGCTGATATATTGGTCTCTGCTGTAGGTCTTCCTGGACTCATTACCAAAGACATGGTAAAAGAAGGTGCCGTAGTGATTGACGTGGGTACTACTAGAGTGAAAGACGATACCAAGAAAACAGGCTTTAAATTGTCTGGAGATGTAGTCTATGATGATGTAGCACCATTGGCTAGTTTTATTACCCCTGTGCCAGGAGGAGTGGGGCCTATGACTATCGCATCGTTGATGATCAATACACTTCGAGCAGCACAGAAAAATTTACTTTAATATTGAGTTTTACTCCCAAAATATCGGACAAACTGCCTATCATGGAAATCTTCTACTCCATACAAGGAGAAGGTTTTTATTCGGGTAAGCCAGCGATTTTTGTACGATTGGGAGGGTGCGATGTAGGATGTGTGTGGTGTGATGTGAAGGAGTCTTGGAACGAGGCCGATCACCCGTTTTTCACCATCGAAGCAATTATAAAAGAACTGAGCCAGTATCCTTGCAAGACGCTGATCATCACGGGAGGCGAACCGCTCATGTATGACCTCACGGCACTTACTAGTGAGCTGAAGGCGGCAGGCTATCGACTACATATTGAGACTTCGGGTGCTTATCCTATGTCTGGCACTTGGGATTGGGTTTGTTTTTCTCCAAAGAAATTTAAAGCTCCACACGAATCAGTGTATGGCCAAGCGCACGAACTCAAGGCGATTGTTTTCAACAAGTCAGATTTCAAATTTGCCGAAGAGCACGCCGCACAAGTAGGCAAAGGATGTATGCTGTATCTCCAGCCGGAATGGGGAAAGGCTGATCAGATGACTGGAAAAATAATTGACTATGCAAAAGCGCATGCTCAATGGAATATTTCACTTCAAACCCACAAATACCTCAATATTCCATAATATCTTCGTTGTTGCATAAAACGAGTCTTATGAAAATTGCCATTACCACCTTACTTTTCTTTTCATTCTTTTCAGTTTTTGCTCAGTATACCAAGTATCATACGACCGACAAACGAGCAGAAAAATATTACGAAGAAGCACGCCAATACCTGAAACGATCCCAGTTTAGGGAAGCAATGGAGCCGCTGCAAGATGCGATCAACAAAGACCCTGAATTTATCGAAGTGTGGTTGGCCATGGGTAGCGCCAATTATCGCTTGGGACGAGACAGTCTCACATTGGTGGCTTTGCATCGTGCGCTGGAGATAGACCCTGATTATACCAAAAGTATCTATGCGTACTTTCTGATCGGAGAGATTTATTTCAAACAATCAAACTATAAAGAGTCGATCGCTTATCTGGGTCACTATTTGTCTAGAGACAATACTGATATTAAAAAAAGAGAAGAAGCTGAGGTGCTTGTGGACAATGCCCAGTACGCGCTAGCGGCCATAGAGGCCCCTTTTGATTATAACATCAAGATATTACCAGATCATGCTAATTCTTTCGAATTGCAATACTTTCCAGTGCTTTCGGTAGATCAGCAAAAGATCTATTTTACTAGACGAGAGGGATTGAACGTGCGCTACGATGAAGATATATTTTATTGTGAAAAGCAACCAGATGGGAGTTGGTCTGTACCCGCCTCTATATCGCCTAATATCAACTCGGAGTACAATGAAGGGGCAGCATCGCTATCGGCCGATGGACGTATGCTGGTCTTTACATCGTGTGATGGGCGCAGGGGGTATGGTAGCTGCGATATCTATGTATCATATAAGGTAGGCGACGACTGGTCTGAGCCAGAAAACATGGGTAATATGATTAACTCTGAAGCTTGGGAAGCACAGCCCTCGCTTTCAGCCGATGGGCGCACCATCTATTTTGTATCTAATCGTCAAGGTGGTATGGGACGCAAGGACATCTGGGCCGCGCGTAAAAATAAAAAAGGGAAGTGGGAGAAAGCAGTAAACCTCGGTAGGAAAATCAATACAAATAAAGACGAAATTTCTCCATTTATTCACGCAAATGGAGAGACGATTTATTATTCTTCTAATGGGAAAACAGGTCTTGGAGGGTTGGATATATACATGAGCGAGCTGGCGGACTCTACTTGGTCTGAGCCAGTCAACCTAGGCTACCCGCTCAACGATGCACATGATCAGGTGTCGTTATATATCTCATCAAAAGGAGATAAGGGGTACTATACTATAGAGAAAAAATATCGAGGGATGTTCGAAAGCAAATTGTATAGCTTCGACTTGCCAGATAGTTTTCAGGTATCCAATAAAAGCTCATACCTGAAAGGCACCGTGACCGATGCCGATACGGGCGCACCACTCCGAGCCAATATCAAAATGTACAAACTCGACAACGAAGAGTATTATTCTGAATTGACCTCAGACCAGAAGACTGGGGACTATACGATCGTGCTTTCCGAGTCCAATGAATACGGACTCTATATATCCTGTTCTGGGTATTTATTTCAGGATTTTTCATTTGCCTTTAATGATGTCAATGCCTTCGATTCTAATCTGCTCGATATCCAAATGGAACCAGTTAAGGTAGGAGCCATTACCGTGTTAGGAAATATTTTTTATGACTTCAATGAGTTTACGCTGCAGCGAAAATCGATTTCTGAGCTGAAAGAGGTATATGATTTTTTGAAGGAAAACCCAAACGTGAAAGTTGAGATATCTGGACACACGGATAACATCGGTTCGGCAGCATATAATATGGAATTGTCTACAAAAAGAGCCAAAGCTGTCTATGATTTTTTAATCTTTAAGCGGATTCGGTCAGAACAAATTTCATACAAGGGTTATGGGCAGGATGAACCAGTAGCTCCCAATGATAATTTGGAAAACCAGTCAAAAAACAGACGGATTGAGTTTAAAATTTCGGAAATATCCAATCCATAAAGATTTAAAATCCATAGATCTCTTTATTACCTAATAATCTCCTTTTCTTATTCAAATGTCCGCTAAATAACCTTTCATTTTTTTTGTCTTAGTACTGTAAGGGTAAAATAGACTCGTCCTTTTACATGGCAGTTAAACATATTTTATCATTAAAAACTAAGACAATGAAAAAACACTTACTTAGTATGATGTGTTCGCTGGTGATCCTCTATGGAGCGCAAGCACAAGAACGCACAATTTCTGGGAAGGTAACGTCCGCTGAAGATGACGGAACCTTGCCAGGTGTAACTGTGGTGCTGAAAGGAACCAC contains the following coding sequences:
- a CDS encoding DUF4924 family protein, producing the protein MTEQTNNISEYIISIYRKEDLMRAYHFDLEKFGTQVINFFPISDKEKLAEVNHYEEFMQKMKDQGITEKGHLKEVNELVQTLSRLHDQLKIDDDDYFAIYQKALPFIENNMSHAKGAIRDEIQICINGIYGFLLLKIAERIIEPEEQTMVDRFGDLLSLLSYKYEEQKASN
- the lepA gene encoding translation elongation factor 4; this translates as MENIRNFCIIAHIDHGKSTLADRLLQQTGTVTGRDMQAQLLDDMDLERERGITIKSHAIQMAYNFEAKDYTLNLIDTPGHVDFSYEVSRSIAACEGALLIVDASQGIEAQTISNLYLALEHDLEIIPVLNKIDLPGAMPDEVADQIIDLIGCDREDIIHASGKTGVGVDDILAAIVHRVPAPKGKADEPLQAMIFDSVFNSFRGIEVIFRVFNGTIKKGDKVKFVATGKTYDADEIGILGLQQKPQKEISAGNVGYLISGIKVAKEVKVGDTITHVDRPTQELIKGFEDVKPMVFAGIYPVETTDYEELRASMEKLQLNDASLIWEPETSMALGFGFRCGFLGMLHMEIIQERLEREFDMTVITTVPSVQFKALMTDGSEAFINAPSEMPDPSRIKEIQEPYIKAQIISKADYVGPIISLCMDKRGTIQNQVYLTSERVELTFDIPLSEIVFDFFDKLKTISRGYASLDYELTGLRTSKLVKLDIMLNGEPVDALSAIVHRDKAYEWGKRLCEKLKELIPRQMFEIPIQASIGTKIISRETVKAMRKNVLAKCYGGDISRKRKLLDKQKKGKKRMRQVGNVEIPQDAFMAVLKLD
- a CDS encoding 7-carboxy-7-deazaguanine synthase QueE: MEIFYSIQGEGFYSGKPAIFVRLGGCDVGCVWCDVKESWNEADHPFFTIEAIIKELSQYPCKTLIITGGEPLMYDLTALTSELKAAGYRLHIETSGAYPMSGTWDWVCFSPKKFKAPHESVYGQAHELKAIVFNKSDFKFAEEHAAQVGKGCMLYLQPEWGKADQMTGKIIDYAKAHAQWNISLQTHKYLNIP
- a CDS encoding bifunctional 5,10-methylenetetrahydrofolate dehydrogenase/5,10-methenyltetrahydrofolate cyclohydrolase, whose product is MATIIDGRKISSDIKVEIKAEVDALKNKGKRAPHLAIIIVGDDGASHTYVGGKIKACAAVGFEYTLMQFAESISEEKLLKHVHNMNTDEDIDGFIVQLPLPAHISVDRVTESISSEKDVDGFANENFGSITSNYPLLMPATPLGVMELLKRYEIETEGKNCVIVGASRLVGAPLALMLSKEGNATVTLCNKHTENLASHTKQADILVSAVGLPGLITKDMVKEGAVVIDVGTTRVKDDTKKTGFKLSGDVVYDDVAPLASFITPVPGGVGPMTIASLMINTLRAAQKNLL
- a CDS encoding acetyl-CoA C-acyltransferase, producing the protein MQEVYIVSAVRTPIGSFGGSLSSLTATKLGSIAITGALEKAGVKTELVDEVFMGNVVSAGLGQAPARQAAIGAGISYNVPCTTVNKVCASGMKSVMLGAQSIMLGHADVIVAGGMESMSNIPFYVPKARYGYGYGHGQLLDGLMHDGLWEPYHQFPMGSCADNTAKEMNISREAQDEFAINSYKKIANSVAKGLFKNEIIPVEIPQRKGDPILLTEDEEYKNVKFDKIPSLRPVFNKDGTVTAANASTINDGASALVLVSKAKMEELGLKPLAKIRGFADAAQEPLWFTTAPSLAIPKALKNAGVDKSEVDFYEINEAFSAVALANIKELSLDPETVNVNGGAVALGHPLGCSGARIITTLNAVLHQKGGNIGVAGICNGGGGASAIVIEKA
- a CDS encoding OmpA family protein; translated protein: MKIAITTLLFFSFFSVFAQYTKYHTTDKRAEKYYEEARQYLKRSQFREAMEPLQDAINKDPEFIEVWLAMGSANYRLGRDSLTLVALHRALEIDPDYTKSIYAYFLIGEIYFKQSNYKESIAYLGHYLSRDNTDIKKREEAEVLVDNAQYALAAIEAPFDYNIKILPDHANSFELQYFPVLSVDQQKIYFTRREGLNVRYDEDIFYCEKQPDGSWSVPASISPNINSEYNEGAASLSADGRMLVFTSCDGRRGYGSCDIYVSYKVGDDWSEPENMGNMINSEAWEAQPSLSADGRTIYFVSNRQGGMGRKDIWAARKNKKGKWEKAVNLGRKINTNKDEISPFIHANGETIYYSSNGKTGLGGLDIYMSELADSTWSEPVNLGYPLNDAHDQVSLYISSKGDKGYYTIEKKYRGMFESKLYSFDLPDSFQVSNKSSYLKGTVTDADTGAPLRANIKMYKLDNEEYYSELTSDQKTGDYTIVLSESNEYGLYISCSGYLFQDFSFAFNDVNAFDSNLLDIQMEPVKVGAITVLGNIFYDFNEFTLQRKSISELKEVYDFLKENPNVKVEISGHTDNIGSAAYNMELSTKRAKAVYDFLIFKRIRSEQISYKGYGQDEPVAPNDNLENQSKNRRIEFKISEISNP